The Thiomonas sp. FB-Cd genome includes a window with the following:
- the atzF gene encoding allophanate hydrolase, whose amino-acid sequence MPTSLTFSALLSAYRTHALTPTALVEELLARNARYPDHAIWITPPERGRLLARARELEARGMDGLPLYGIPFAIKDNIDVADVPTTCACPSFAYTPRQSATVVQRLLDAGAIPVGKTNLDQFATGLNGTRSPYGACRNAFNPDYISGGSSAGSAVSVALGLASFSLGTDTAGSGRVPAAFNNLVGLKPTCGLLSTHGVVPACRSLDVVSIFALCAEDAQQVFGVALSEDPADPYSRAAQPHGFDFGHAPRFRFGVPARKDLEFFGDAESAALFDDAVARLRDLGGEEVDLDFAPFIDTARLLYGGPWVAERYQAIRAFIDAQPEALFPVTRDITLGGAKPLAADAFAAQYRLRDLKRVCDRVWKDVDCVITPTAGTIYTRAEMLAEPIARNTDLGLYTNFMNLLDYAAIAVPAGFRGDGLPFGATLFAPAHQDVPLLHLAARWQRTIERPCGAVETTPSAQSPAVPSPVPSGQMRVAVVGAHLSGLPLNGQLTSRGGRLVVETRTAPGYRFYALPDGKRPGLIRVASGGASIACEVWELPASTFGSFVAGIPAPLGIGSVMLEDGSAVAGFICEGIGIEGARDITAFGGWRAYLAAAAATAA is encoded by the coding sequence ATGCCCACGAGCCTGACGTTTTCTGCGCTGCTCAGCGCGTATCGAACCCATGCCCTGACCCCCACGGCGCTCGTGGAGGAGTTGTTGGCCCGCAATGCACGCTATCCCGACCACGCCATCTGGATCACGCCGCCGGAGCGAGGGCGTCTGCTTGCGCGCGCTCGCGAGCTGGAGGCGCGTGGCATGGACGGTTTGCCGCTGTACGGCATTCCCTTCGCGATCAAGGACAACATCGACGTGGCTGATGTGCCAACCACCTGTGCCTGCCCGTCCTTCGCCTACACGCCGCGGCAGTCCGCCACAGTTGTGCAGAGGCTTCTCGACGCTGGGGCCATTCCAGTTGGCAAGACAAACCTCGACCAGTTCGCCACCGGGCTAAATGGCACACGCTCACCCTATGGCGCGTGCCGAAACGCCTTCAACCCCGATTACATCTCCGGCGGATCGAGCGCGGGATCGGCGGTGTCTGTAGCGTTGGGTTTGGCGAGTTTCTCGCTGGGTACCGACACCGCGGGCTCGGGGCGCGTGCCGGCGGCGTTCAACAATCTCGTCGGGCTCAAGCCGACCTGCGGCTTGTTGTCCACGCACGGTGTGGTGCCCGCTTGTCGTTCGCTGGATGTGGTTTCGATCTTCGCGCTCTGCGCGGAAGACGCGCAGCAGGTGTTTGGCGTGGCGTTGAGTGAGGATCCGGCCGATCCCTATTCCCGTGCCGCGCAACCGCATGGATTCGACTTCGGTCACGCGCCGCGTTTTCGATTTGGCGTGCCGGCGCGCAAGGACCTGGAGTTCTTCGGCGATGCCGAGTCCGCGGCTTTGTTTGACGACGCCGTGGCGCGTCTGCGGGATCTGGGCGGCGAGGAAGTGGATCTCGATTTTGCGCCGTTCATCGACACCGCGCGCCTGCTCTATGGCGGGCCCTGGGTCGCCGAGCGCTACCAGGCCATCCGCGCGTTCATTGACGCCCAACCCGAAGCCTTGTTTCCAGTGACGCGCGACATTACCCTGGGCGGCGCCAAGCCGTTGGCCGCCGACGCTTTTGCCGCGCAGTACCGGCTGCGCGACCTCAAGCGTGTGTGCGACCGCGTCTGGAAGGACGTGGATTGCGTGATTACGCCAACCGCAGGCACCATCTACACACGAGCCGAGATGCTGGCCGAGCCCATCGCGCGCAATACCGACCTCGGCCTGTACACCAACTTCATGAACCTGCTTGACTACGCGGCCATTGCCGTGCCCGCCGGTTTCCGCGGCGATGGCCTGCCGTTCGGCGCGACACTGTTCGCTCCGGCGCACCAAGACGTGCCGCTGCTGCACTTGGCGGCGCGTTGGCAACGGACCATTGAGCGGCCCTGCGGCGCTGTTGAAACCACGCCTTCAGCGCAGTCCCCGGCAGTGCCGTCGCCCGTGCCCAGCGGCCAGATGCGCGTCGCGGTGGTGGGTGCCCATCTCAGCGGCTTGCCGCTGAACGGGCAGCTCACATCGCGCGGTGGGCGCTTGGTGGTGGAAACACGCACCGCGCCGGGGTACCGGTTTTATGCCTTGCCCGACGGCAAGCGCCCGGGTCTGATTCGCGTCGCCAGCGGCGGCGCATCCATCGCCTGCGAAGTGTGGGAGCTTCCCGCCAGCACCTTTGGCAGCTTCGTGGCTGGCATTCCCGCGCCGCTAGGTATCGGCAGCGTCATGCTGGAAGATGGCAGCGCCGTCGCCGGCTTCATCTGCGAAGGCATTGGCATCGAAGGCGCACGGGACATTACAGCCTTTGGGGGCTGGCGCGCCTATCTCGCCGCAGCAGCCGCAACCGCGGCCTGA